A region from the Spiroplasma taiwanense CT-1 genome encodes:
- a CDS encoding Holliday junction ATP-dependent DNA helicase RuvA, with the protein MYYLKAKVIWQNENDLVVETNNIGYRGKKIFNENLEIEKEYKLYLITYHNDFIHQLLFFSDKKVRNLAKILLNIKNIGILTIIKIFKNLNIDEFLIICKEQNINSIMIKTRISEGLSKKIVQEIRNRIFN; encoded by the coding sequence ATGTATTATTTAAAAGCAAAAGTCATATGACAAAATGAAAATGATTTAGTTGTAGAAACAAACAATATTGGTTATAGAGGTAAAAAAATATTTAATGAAAATCTGGAAATAGAAAAAGAATATAAGCTTTATTTAATAACTTATCATAATGATTTTATTCATCAATTATTGTTTTTTAGTGATAAAAAAGTGAGAAATTTGGCTAAGATTCTTTTAAATATAAAGAATATTGGCATTTTAACAATCATAAAAATTTTTAAAAATTTAAACATTGATGAATTTCTTATAATTTGCAAAGAACAAAATATTAATAGTATTATGATAAAAACAAGAATAAGTGAAGGTCTTTCCAAAAAAATTGTTCAAGAAATAAGAAATAGAATTTTTAATTAA
- a CDS encoding S66 peptidase family protein, producing the protein MKLAVFHVSNFIMQNEIEYKNSINFFEEKGFKVIRPIEEFKKFDKEIALPFEFNKVIKRDCVLALPSFCEKDTDYFLDKIDYKDISKTQTTFCGNSFVTPILNAISIKSKNPVFYGPNFITQFNLETKEELYIDLIQKLTSKEQLKYYKDENYLFHGSKIIKGILIGGEINSLIKFWNTKYSFKINQNSILFIDGIINNIDELTKILTFLDLNNVFKKVKAIIFCETILDDRVIFEMLIKKFKNINKANLVVGFSGMFSSKISIIKLNSEIKIDFKNKVIIQ; encoded by the coding sequence ATGAAGTTAGCAGTTTTTCATGTTTCAAACTTTATTATGCAAAATGAAATTGAATATAAAAATTCAATTAATTTTTTTGAGGAAAAAGGTTTTAAAGTAATTAGGCCAATAGAAGAATTTAAAAAATTTGATAAGGAAATTGCTTTACCATTTGAGTTTAATAAAGTTATAAAAAGAGATTGTGTTTTAGCACTTCCTTCTTTTTGCGAAAAAGATACAGATTACTTTTTAGATAAAATTGATTATAAAGATATTTCAAAAACCCAAACAACATTTTGTGGAAATTCATTTGTTACGCCAATATTAAATGCTATTTCAATTAAAAGTAAAAATCCAGTTTTTTATGGTCCAAATTTTATTACTCAATTTAATTTGGAAACAAAAGAAGAATTATATATTGATTTAATTCAAAAATTAACATCAAAAGAACAGTTAAAATACTATAAAGATGAAAACTACTTATTTCATGGAAGTAAAATAATTAAAGGTATTTTAATAGGGGGAGAAATTAATTCTTTAATAAAATTTTGAAATACTAAGTATAGTTTTAAAATAAATCAAAATTCAATTTTATTTATTGATGGAATTATTAATAATATTGATGAATTAACCAAAATATTAACTTTTTTAGATTTAAATAATGTATTTAAAAAAGTAAAGGCAATTATTTTTTGTGAAACAATCTTAGATGATAGAGTTATTTTTGAAATGTTAATTAAAAAATTTAAAAATATTAATAAAGCAAATTTGGTAGTTGGATTTTCTGGAATGTTTTCTAGTAAAATATCAATTATAAAATTGAATTCTGAAATTAAAATTGACTTTAAAAATAAAGTTATTATTCAATAA